The Sphingomonas sp. LY54 genome includes a region encoding these proteins:
- a CDS encoding prolyl oligopeptidase family serine peptidase: protein MRYVQLLLLPLVTLSGTQAVQAAPAATQVSAPARIAYPATARQDVVEKQFGVDVADPYRWLEGDVRVDQKVRDWVTAQNRVTSAYLETLPGRDIFAKRMKALYDYERFGVPVKKGGRYFYTRNDGLQNQSVLFVRDQLGGEGRMLLDPNGWSKDGATALASWAPSEDGRYIAYAIQDGGSDWRTVKVLDTRTGQDTGDTLEWIKNSGVDWAKDGSGFFYSRFPAVPEDQKFQSVNENSKIYFHKLGTLQSADRLVYETPEHPRRGHWPQVSDDGKWLVVTTSEGTDDRYAINLIDLTKPGAKPRTLIDKLENNWSYVGNQGTKFFWATNKDAPKLRVVTLDVAQANPQPVEIIAEDAATLDGVSIVGNTLIASYMVDAKTEVRRYTLDGKPKGTIALPGIGSAGGFNGKAGDPETFFSFTSFATPTAIYRYDAATGQATPWAQPKVAFDPAAYEVSQRFYTSKDGTKVPMFLVRKKGLTGPAPTLLYAYGGFNVPMLPGFSPTRLAWIDQGGVLAVANIRGGGEYGKAWHDAGRLQNKQNVFDDFIAAGEDLIAQGVTTKDKLAIQGGSNGGLLVGAVVNQRPDLFAAALPAVGVMDMLRFDRWTAGRYWVDDYGYPSEEADFKTLVRYSPYHNIKSGADYPAVLVTTADTDDRVVPGHSFKYTAALQAARAGDKPHLIRIETRAGHGSGKPTDKIIEEYADMWAFIAHHTGMTVAD from the coding sequence ATGCGCTATGTGCAATTGCTTCTCCTCCCGCTCGTGACCCTTTCCGGTACCCAGGCCGTCCAGGCCGCGCCCGCCGCCACCCAGGTTTCCGCTCCCGCCCGGATCGCCTATCCCGCCACCGCCAGGCAGGACGTCGTCGAGAAGCAGTTCGGCGTCGATGTCGCCGATCCCTATCGCTGGCTCGAGGGCGACGTCCGCGTCGACCAGAAGGTCCGCGACTGGGTGACGGCGCAGAACCGGGTCACCAGCGCCTATCTCGAGACGCTTCCCGGCCGCGACATCTTCGCCAAGCGGATGAAGGCGCTCTACGATTACGAGCGGTTCGGCGTGCCGGTGAAGAAGGGCGGGCGCTATTTCTACACCCGCAACGACGGCCTCCAGAACCAGTCGGTGCTCTTCGTCCGCGACCAGCTCGGCGGCGAGGGCCGGATGCTGCTCGACCCGAACGGCTGGTCGAAGGACGGCGCGACCGCGCTCGCCAGCTGGGCGCCGTCCGAGGACGGCCGCTACATCGCTTATGCGATCCAGGACGGCGGCTCGGACTGGCGCACGGTCAAGGTGCTCGACACCCGCACCGGCCAGGACACCGGCGACACGCTCGAGTGGATCAAGAATAGCGGCGTCGACTGGGCCAAGGACGGCTCGGGCTTCTTCTATTCGCGCTTCCCCGCGGTGCCGGAGGACCAGAAGTTCCAGTCGGTCAACGAGAACAGCAAGATCTATTTCCACAAGCTGGGCACGCTGCAGTCGGCCGACCGATTGGTCTACGAGACGCCCGAGCATCCGCGCCGCGGCCACTGGCCGCAGGTCAGCGACGACGGCAAATGGCTGGTGGTCACCACCAGCGAGGGCACCGACGACCGCTATGCGATCAACCTCATCGATCTGACCAAGCCCGGCGCCAAGCCGCGGACCTTGATCGACAAGCTCGAGAACAATTGGTCCTATGTCGGCAACCAGGGGACGAAGTTCTTCTGGGCGACCAACAAGGACGCACCAAAGCTGCGCGTCGTCACGCTCGACGTCGCCCAGGCCAATCCGCAGCCGGTCGAGATCATCGCCGAGGACGCGGCCACGCTCGACGGCGTCTCGATCGTCGGCAACACCTTGATCGCCTCCTACATGGTCGACGCCAAGACCGAGGTGCGCCGCTACACGCTTGACGGCAAGCCCAAGGGGACGATCGCGCTCCCGGGCATCGGCTCGGCCGGCGGCTTCAACGGCAAGGCCGGCGATCCGGAGACCTTCTTCTCCTTCACCAGCTTCGCGACGCCGACCGCCATCTACCGCTACGATGCGGCCACCGGCCAAGCGACGCCCTGGGCCCAGCCCAAGGTCGCGTTCGATCCAGCCGCTTATGAGGTCAGCCAGCGTTTCTACACGTCGAAGGACGGCACCAAGGTGCCGATGTTCCTGGTCAGGAAGAAGGGCCTGACCGGCCCGGCGCCGACCCTGCTCTACGCTTATGGCGGGTTCAACGTGCCGATGCTGCCGGGCTTCTCGCCGACGCGTCTCGCCTGGATCGACCAGGGCGGCGTGCTCGCTGTCGCCAACATCCGCGGCGGCGGGGAGTACGGCAAGGCCTGGCACGATGCCGGTCGCCTGCAGAACAAGCAGAACGTGTTCGACGATTTCATCGCCGCGGGCGAGGATCTGATCGCGCAGGGCGTCACCACCAAAGACAAGCTTGCCATCCAGGGCGGCTCCAACGGCGGCCTCCTCGTCGGCGCAGTCGTCAACCAGCGTCCGGACCTGTTCGCGGCAGCCTTGCCGGCGGTGGGCGTGATGGACATGCTGCGCTTCGACCGCTGGACGGCGGGGCGCTATTGGGTCGACGATTACGGCTATCCCTCGGAGGAAGCCGATTTCAAGACGCTCGTGCGCTATTCGCCCTACCACAACATCAAATCGGGCGCGGACTATCCGGCGGTGCTGGTGACGACGGCGGACACCGACGACCGCGTTGTGCCGGGCCACAGCTTCAAATATACGGCGGCGCTGCAGGCGGCCCGGGCCGGCGACAAGCCGCATTTGATCCGGATCGAGACCCGCGCCGGCCACGGCTCGGGCAAGCCGACCGACAAGATCATCGAGGAATATGCCGACATGTGGGCCTTCATCGCCCATCACACCGGCATGACGGTGGCCGACTAA
- a CDS encoding TonB-dependent receptor, with product MSRLPLALILLAGTSLTPAFAQEVTPVAEEPAQAVDAPAEQAAAEQEAAEEDEYLDEEEGGEPIVVTGQRERGAVLGDIKPDLQLDRRDIRAYGASNLAELLDALAPQTASGRGRGGGRPVVLLNGRRISGFSEIRNLPPEAISRVDIMPEEVALKYGYPADQRVVNFVLRPRFRAVTAEVEGGMATGGGRQSYEADLNILRITNNGRWNIDAEFERDTALFESERDLIQSPPSRPFDLVGNIAGTPLGSEIDPALSAALGQLVTVAGVPVSAAGGAPALSAFSATPNVTDDGRFRTLLPETDAFSVAGTINRTIFGDVNATLNARYEQTLSKSRFGLPSGVLTIGADNPFSPFGTDVALYRFVEGPRPLTRESDSRTAHVGAALNGDFLPWRWSFTANYDRVRNLVHTDTNLDFTGVQERIDADDPALNPFGPFPGLGFGPRDRSRSVNESANAEFVTNGPIADLPAGDITASLKLGGELRGFDSETMRGGFEQIRDLSRNRVNGQASFDIPIARRNRDVLAAIGDLSANANFAVDHLSDFGTLKTYGFGLNWSPVRALRVIASFTQEEGAPGIQQLGDPVSVVPNVRVFDFTRGETVDVNRIEGGNPDLLADNRRVMKLGFNLRPFSETDLTLNADYNRSRIRNPIAGFPTATPEIEAAFPERFVRGGDGRLLQIDSRPVNFARSDREEIRWGINFSKPIASRGGGGGGFGGGRGGWRQRGEAGAGASPAGQVPPQGTPPADGQTPPATPPERAAAAPGEGRAGPGGPGGGRGFGGRGGQGQGGRLQFSLYHTWRLQDQILIRDGVPELDLLNGSATGNRGGQSEHLIEAQAGISKNGFGARLSANWQSGTSVFDDPGAGASAGALRFSDFTTLNLRLFADLGQQRSLVREYPWLRGTRVTLRVNNLLDSRLQVRDETGATPLSYQPAYLDPLGRSVSLSIRKLFF from the coding sequence ATGTCGCGCCTTCCCCTCGCCCTCATCCTGCTCGCCGGCACCTCGCTCACTCCCGCCTTCGCGCAAGAAGTGACGCCCGTTGCCGAGGAGCCCGCCCAAGCGGTCGACGCCCCCGCGGAGCAGGCAGCAGCCGAGCAGGAAGCGGCCGAAGAAGACGAATATCTGGACGAAGAAGAAGGCGGCGAGCCGATCGTCGTCACCGGCCAGCGCGAGCGCGGCGCGGTGCTCGGCGACATCAAGCCGGATCTCCAGCTCGATCGCCGCGACATCCGCGCCTACGGCGCGAGCAACCTTGCCGAACTGCTGGACGCGCTGGCGCCCCAAACGGCGAGCGGCCGCGGCCGCGGCGGCGGCCGTCCGGTCGTCTTGCTCAACGGACGGCGCATCTCCGGCTTTTCCGAAATCCGCAACCTGCCGCCCGAGGCGATCAGCCGGGTCGACATCATGCCCGAGGAAGTCGCGCTGAAATACGGCTATCCGGCCGACCAGCGCGTCGTGAACTTCGTGCTGCGGCCGCGCTTCCGCGCCGTCACCGCCGAGGTCGAGGGCGGCATGGCGACTGGCGGCGGGCGCCAGAGCTACGAGGCCGACCTCAACATCCTGCGCATCACCAACAACGGCCGCTGGAACATCGATGCCGAGTTCGAGCGCGACACGGCCCTTTTCGAGAGCGAACGCGACCTCATTCAGTCGCCGCCGTCGCGTCCGTTCGACCTCGTCGGCAACATCGCCGGCACGCCGCTTGGCAGCGAGATCGACCCCGCCCTGAGCGCCGCGCTCGGCCAGCTCGTCACCGTCGCGGGCGTACCGGTCTCGGCCGCGGGGGGCGCCCCAGCGCTGAGCGCTTTCTCGGCGACCCCCAACGTCACCGACGACGGCCGCTTCCGCACTTTGCTGCCGGAGACCGACGCCTTCTCGGTGGCCGGGACGATCAACCGCACGATCTTCGGAGACGTCAACGCGACGCTCAACGCCCGCTACGAGCAGACGCTGAGCAAGAGCCGCTTCGGCCTCCCCTCGGGCGTACTGACGATCGGTGCCGACAACCCGTTCTCGCCGTTCGGTACCGACGTCGCGCTGTATCGCTTCGTCGAGGGACCGCGTCCGCTCACCCGTGAATCCGACAGCCGCACCGCCCACGTCGGCGCCGCGCTGAACGGCGACTTCCTGCCCTGGCGCTGGTCGTTCACAGCCAATTACGACCGCGTGCGCAACCTCGTCCACACCGACACCAATCTCGATTTCACGGGCGTGCAGGAGCGGATCGACGCCGACGATCCGGCGCTGAACCCGTTCGGCCCCTTCCCCGGCCTGGGCTTTGGGCCACGCGACCGCTCGCGCTCGGTCAACGAATCCGCCAATGCCGAGTTCGTAACCAACGGCCCGATCGCGGACCTACCGGCCGGCGACATCACCGCCAGCCTCAAACTCGGCGGTGAATTGCGCGGCTTCGACAGCGAGACGATGCGCGGCGGCTTCGAGCAAATCCGCGACCTTTCCCGCAACCGCGTCAACGGCCAGGCCAGCTTCGACATCCCGATCGCGCGGCGCAACCGCGACGTCCTCGCGGCGATCGGCGATCTCTCCGCCAACGCCAACTTCGCGGTCGACCACCTCTCCGATTTCGGCACGCTCAAGACCTACGGCTTCGGCTTGAACTGGTCGCCGGTCCGCGCGCTGCGCGTCATCGCCTCCTTCACGCAGGAAGAAGGCGCGCCGGGCATCCAGCAACTCGGCGACCCGGTATCGGTGGTCCCCAACGTCCGCGTGTTCGATTTCACGCGCGGCGAGACGGTCGACGTCAACCGTATCGAGGGCGGCAATCCGGACCTGCTCGCCGACAATCGCCGGGTGATGAAGCTCGGCTTCAACCTGCGCCCGTTCAGCGAGACCGACCTCACCCTCAACGCCGACTATAACCGCAGCCGCATCCGCAATCCGATCGCCGGTTTCCCGACCGCGACGCCGGAGATCGAGGCCGCGTTTCCCGAGCGCTTCGTGCGCGGCGGCGACGGCCGCCTGCTCCAGATCGACAGCCGCCCGGTCAACTTTGCCCGCTCCGACCGCGAGGAGATTCGGTGGGGCATCAACTTCTCCAAGCCGATCGCGTCACGTGGCGGCGGCGGTGGTGGCTTCGGAGGCGGCCGCGGCGGCTGGCGCCAGCGCGGCGAAGCCGGCGCCGGAGCATCCCCGGCCGGGCAGGTGCCGCCGCAGGGAACCCCTCCCGCGGATGGCCAGACTCCGCCGGCGACTCCGCCCGAGCGTGCTGCCGCGGCCCCCGGCGAAGGCCGGGCCGGGCCGGGCGGTCCGGGCGGCGGTCGCGGATTCGGGGGTCGCGGCGGCCAGGGCCAGGGCGGTCGCCTGCAATTCTCGCTCTACCATACGTGGCGGCTGCAGGATCAAATCCTGATCCGCGACGGCGTGCCCGAGCTCGACCTGCTCAACGGCTCCGCCACCGGCAATCGCGGCGGACAATCCGAACATCTGATCGAGGCGCAGGCGGGCATTTCGAAGAACGGCTTCGGCGCCCGTCTCAGCGCCAACTGGCAGAGCGGGACGAGCGTGTTCGACGATCCGGGCGCCGGCGCTTCGGCGGGCGCGCTGCGCTTCTCGGACTTCACGACGCTCAACCTGCGGCTGTTCGCCGATCTCGGCCAGCAGCGCAGCCTGGTGCGCGAATATCCCTGGCTGCGCGGCACCCGCGTCACCCTGCGGGTCAACAATCTGCTCGACAGCCGCCTGCAGGTCCGGGACGAGACGGGAGCGACCCCATTGAGCTACCAGCCGGCCTATCTCGACCCGCTGGGCCGCTCGGTCAGCCTCAGCATCCGCAAATTGTTCTTCTGA
- a CDS encoding helix-turn-helix domain-containing protein — MTKLGLKTQSDLANAIGVSRSSVSLWLDGKIGVPRPVAMLIRMLVAAQRRVY; from the coding sequence ATGACGAAGCTGGGCCTCAAGACGCAGAGCGACCTCGCAAATGCGATCGGCGTCAGCCGCTCGTCGGTCAGCCTGTGGCTGGACGGCAAGATCGGCGTGCCGCGACCGGTGGCGATGCTGATCCGCATGCTGGTGGCCGCGCAGCGCCGCGTCTACTGA
- a CDS encoding GlsB/YeaQ/YmgE family stress response membrane protein — protein MGLILALIIGGIIGWLASIVMRTDAQQGIFLNIVVGIIGSLLGAVLLGPLLGGGNIMSGALDLRSLLVAFLGAVILLAIVNLFRRGAVR, from the coding sequence ATGGGTCTCATCTTAGCGCTTATCATTGGTGGCATTATCGGCTGGCTGGCGAGCATCGTCATGCGCACCGACGCCCAGCAGGGTATCTTCCTCAACATCGTAGTGGGCATCATCGGCTCGCTGCTCGGCGCGGTCCTGCTCGGGCCGCTGCTTGGTGGCGGCAACATCATGAGCGGCGCGCTTGACCTGCGTTCGCTGTTGGTCGCCTTCCTGGGCGCCGTCATCCTGCTCGCGATCGTCAACCTGTTCCGTCGCGGCGCCGTCCGCTAA
- a CDS encoding DUF423 domain-containing protein, protein MTDFPEQRRILLTGSLLAALGVAFGAFGAHGLRDMLDPAALGWWETAVQWHMWHAIGLVALAAAPWPRMGRAAALLAIGTLVFSGSLYLMALTGARWLGMVTPLGGMLMIAGWATVAWSAWRGPRA, encoded by the coding sequence ATGACCGACTTCCCTGAACAGCGCCGCATCCTCCTCACCGGCAGCCTTCTCGCAGCGCTTGGCGTCGCCTTTGGTGCGTTCGGCGCGCACGGCCTTCGGGACATGCTCGATCCGGCCGCGCTCGGCTGGTGGGAGACGGCGGTGCAATGGCACATGTGGCATGCCATCGGGCTGGTGGCGCTGGCCGCGGCGCCGTGGCCGCGGATGGGCCGCGCCGCCGCCTTGCTCGCAATCGGCACTCTGGTCTTTTCGGGGTCGCTCTACCTGATGGCGCTGACCGGCGCGCGCTGGCTCGGCATGGTGACGCCGCTGGGCGGCATGCTGATGATCGCCGGCTGGGCGACCGTCGCCTGGAGCGCGTGGCGCGGCCCGCGCGCCTGA
- the guaA gene encoding glutamine-hydrolyzing GMP synthase — MTVQPSDSILIVDFGSQVTQLIARRVREAGVYSEIIPFSSALEGFERIKPKGIILSGGPASVTTADSPRAPAELFEAGVPMLGICYGQQLMTEQLGGKVVNGDHAEFGRAFIEIKDQCALFDGLWANGEKHQVWMSHGDKVESIPPGFKIVAQSDGAPFAATADEARRFYGVQFHPEVVHTPDGAKLISNFVRHVCGLAGDWTMAEFRQTKIEEIRAQVGDGKVICGLSGGVDSAVAAVLIHEAIGDQLTCVFVDHGLMRANEAEQVVTLFRHHYKIPLVHVDAEALFLGGLKGETDPEKKRKFIGKTFIEVFEEEAKKIGGADFLAQGTLYPDVIESVSFTGGPSVTIKSHHNVGGLPERMNMKLVEPLRELFKDEVRELGRELGLPEAFVGRHPFPGPGLAIRIPGEVTKERCDILRKADLVYLEEIRNAGLYDAIWQAFAVLLPVKTVGVMGDGRTYDSVCALRAVTSTDGMTADIYPFDAAFLSRCATRIINEVKGINRVVYDYTSKPPGTIEWE, encoded by the coding sequence ATGACTGTCCAGCCCAGCGATTCCATCCTCATCGTCGATTTCGGAAGCCAGGTGACCCAGCTCATCGCGCGCAGGGTGCGCGAGGCCGGCGTCTATAGCGAGATCATTCCGTTCAGCAGCGCGCTGGAGGGCTTCGAGCGGATCAAGCCCAAGGGCATCATCCTTTCCGGCGGCCCCGCCTCGGTCACCACCGCCGACAGCCCGCGGGCGCCCGCTGAATTGTTCGAGGCCGGCGTGCCGATGCTCGGCATTTGCTACGGCCAGCAGCTGATGACCGAGCAGCTTGGCGGCAAGGTCGTCAACGGCGACCATGCCGAGTTCGGCCGCGCCTTCATCGAGATCAAGGACCAGTGCGCTTTGTTCGACGGCCTGTGGGCGAACGGCGAGAAGCATCAGGTCTGGATGAGCCACGGCGACAAGGTCGAGTCGATCCCGCCGGGCTTCAAGATCGTCGCCCAGTCGGACGGCGCGCCGTTCGCGGCCACCGCGGACGAGGCCCGCCGCTTCTACGGCGTCCAGTTCCACCCCGAGGTCGTCCACACGCCCGACGGCGCCAAGCTCATCTCCAACTTCGTGCGCCACGTCTGCGGCCTGGCCGGCGACTGGACGATGGCTGAGTTCCGCCAGACCAAGATCGAGGAAATCCGCGCTCAGGTTGGCGACGGCAAGGTGATTTGCGGCCTTTCGGGCGGCGTCGATTCCGCGGTCGCAGCGGTGCTGATCCACGAGGCGATCGGCGACCAGCTTACCTGCGTGTTCGTCGATCACGGCCTGATGCGCGCCAACGAGGCCGAGCAGGTCGTCACGCTGTTCCGCCATCACTACAAGATCCCGCTCGTCCACGTCGACGCCGAGGCGCTGTTCCTCGGCGGCCTCAAGGGCGAGACCGATCCCGAGAAGAAGCGTAAGTTCATTGGCAAGACCTTCATCGAAGTGTTCGAGGAGGAAGCGAAGAAGATCGGCGGTGCCGATTTCCTCGCCCAGGGCACGCTCTATCCGGACGTGATCGAAAGCGTCAGCTTCACCGGCGGCCCGTCGGTGACGATCAAGAGCCACCACAATGTCGGCGGCCTGCCCGAGCGGATGAACATGAAGCTGGTCGAGCCGCTGCGCGAGCTCTTCAAGGACGAGGTGCGCGAGCTCGGCCGCGAACTCGGCCTGCCCGAGGCGTTCGTCGGCCGTCACCCGTTCCCGGGGCCTGGCCTCGCCATCCGTATCCCCGGCGAGGTGACCAAGGAGCGCTGCGACATCCTGCGCAAGGCCGACCTCGTCTATCTCGAGGAAATCCGCAACGCTGGCCTGTACGACGCGATCTGGCAGGCCTTCGCGGTGCTGCTGCCGGTGAAGACGGTCGGCGTGATGGGCGACGGTCGCACCTACGATAGCGTCTGCGCGCTGCGCGCGGTCACCTCGACCGACGGCATGACCGCCGACATCTATCCGTTCGACGCCGCCTTCCTCAGCCGCTGCGCGACGCGCATCATCAACGAAGTGAAGGGCATCAACCGCGTCGTCTACGACTACACGTCGAAGCCGCCCGGCACGATCGAGTGGGAGTGA
- a CDS encoding ArsC family reductase — translation MTITLYGIPNCDTVKKARTWLDDAGVDYAFHDYKKAGIDEARLRGWCAEHGWETLLNRAGSTFRKLPDADKTGLDTDKAVALMLAQPSMIKRPVLDLGDRRVVGFKPDLYREAFRG, via the coding sequence ATGACGATTACCCTGTACGGCATCCCCAATTGCGACACCGTTAAGAAGGCCCGCACGTGGCTGGACGACGCGGGCGTCGATTACGCCTTCCATGACTACAAGAAAGCGGGGATCGACGAGGCGCGGCTGCGCGGATGGTGCGCGGAGCATGGCTGGGAGACGTTGCTCAACCGCGCCGGCTCGACCTTTCGCAAGCTGCCTGATGCCGACAAGACCGGCCTCGATACCGACAAGGCCGTGGCGCTGATGCTGGCCCAGCCGTCGATGATCAAGCGGCCGGTGCTCGACCTTGGCGACCGGCGCGTGGTGGGATTCAAGCCTGACCTCTACCGCGAGGCGTTCCGCGGCTGA
- a CDS encoding GAF domain-containing protein: MNVSASERALIFAPHGRDAQVASEMLKEAGLDALIAPDLPSLCEQLARGAGLAVITEEALGAADLAPLSGWIEAQPEWSDFPFVLLTARGGGLERNPSARRFLDVLGNVTFLERPFHPTTFVSLAQSALRGRRRQYEARSRLEAMLESESQARLAAARLAEESHTLETLNRTGAELGSILDRNEAVQRVTDAGTQLTGADFGAFFHNVVDERGESYMLYALSGVDRSHFDKFPMPRATAIFKPTFDGEGIVRSDDIPADPRFGKNPPYHGMPEGHLPVRSYLAVPVMSRFGKVLGGLFFGHSAPGRFTERHERLMAGLAGQAAIALDNANLFRAAERELEVRRRTETELKASNDRFRAAIDAVQGVLWTNDAEGRMEGPQPGWSALTGQTYEEYRGLGWARCVHPDDAEASVRAWERAVSERRIFVFEHRLRRADGEWRNYAVRAVPIFAESGEILQWVGVHTDITAQRTAETALLRLNSTLESRVATESTERQQAESQLRQVQKMDAIGQLTGGVAHDFNNLLTPIMGGLDMLRQRLEGDERAQRTISIALQAASRASTLVQRLLAFARRQDLQPRPVDVAALIEGMEELVTRSIGGLVNVTFEAPADLPPAHADPNQLELAILNLAINGRDAMPEGGRITISARSETLPKDEEDLAAGRYVCICVIDEGEGMDDETLRRAVEPFFSTKGVGKGTGLGVSMVHGLAAQSGGALRMISALGRGTTAEIWLPVAQIDAAAAAAPATRHPIAQGGGTVLLVDDDNLVRAGTAEMLAGFGYEVLEAVSGAEALAMLRTNPGGVDVLITDFLMPGMNGASLAQEARALVPGLPTLIITGYSNIAEGPGADLPRLTKPFRQVELAAEVARLMIERSLSLVRTA; the protein is encoded by the coding sequence ATGAATGTAAGCGCCTCCGAACGCGCCCTTATCTTCGCGCCGCACGGTCGCGATGCCCAGGTCGCGTCCGAAATGCTGAAAGAAGCCGGGCTCGACGCGCTGATCGCCCCCGACCTTCCTTCCTTGTGCGAACAGCTCGCGCGCGGAGCCGGGCTGGCCGTGATCACCGAGGAGGCGCTCGGGGCGGCCGACCTCGCGCCGCTGTCGGGCTGGATCGAGGCGCAGCCGGAATGGTCGGACTTTCCGTTCGTGCTGCTCACCGCGCGCGGCGGCGGCCTCGAACGCAATCCGAGCGCGCGGCGGTTCCTGGACGTTCTCGGCAACGTCACCTTCCTCGAGCGCCCGTTCCACCCGACCACCTTCGTGAGTCTGGCCCAATCGGCATTGCGCGGCCGGCGGCGCCAATATGAGGCGCGCTCCCGGCTCGAAGCCATGCTGGAGAGCGAGAGCCAGGCCCGCCTCGCTGCGGCCCGGCTCGCCGAAGAGAGCCACACACTCGAGACGCTGAACCGGACGGGAGCCGAGCTTGGCAGCATTCTCGACCGCAACGAAGCCGTGCAGCGCGTCACCGACGCCGGCACCCAATTGACCGGGGCCGACTTCGGCGCCTTCTTCCACAATGTGGTGGACGAGCGCGGCGAGAGCTACATGCTCTACGCTTTGTCCGGCGTGGACCGCTCGCATTTCGACAAGTTCCCGATGCCGCGCGCGACGGCGATCTTCAAGCCGACCTTCGACGGCGAGGGCATCGTCCGCTCGGACGACATCCCTGCCGACCCACGCTTCGGCAAGAACCCTCCGTACCATGGCATGCCGGAAGGCCATTTGCCGGTGCGGAGCTATCTCGCCGTGCCGGTCATGTCGCGCTTCGGCAAGGTGCTGGGCGGGCTCTTCTTCGGCCATTCCGCGCCTGGGCGCTTCACCGAGCGGCACGAGCGGCTGATGGCGGGCCTCGCCGGCCAGGCCGCGATCGCGCTCGACAACGCCAATCTGTTTCGCGCCGCCGAGCGAGAGCTCGAGGTGCGCCGCCGCACCGAGACCGAACTCAAAGCGAGCAACGACCGCTTCCGCGCCGCGATCGACGCCGTCCAGGGCGTGCTCTGGACCAACGACGCCGAGGGCCGCATGGAAGGCCCTCAACCGGGCTGGTCGGCCCTCACCGGCCAGACCTACGAGGAATATCGCGGCCTCGGCTGGGCGCGCTGCGTTCACCCCGACGACGCCGAAGCGAGCGTGCGGGCATGGGAGCGGGCCGTCAGCGAGCGGCGGATCTTCGTCTTCGAGCACCGCCTGCGCCGCGCCGACGGCGAGTGGCGCAACTATGCGGTTCGCGCAGTCCCCATTTTCGCCGAGTCGGGCGAAATCCTGCAATGGGTGGGCGTTCATACCGACATCACCGCCCAGCGTACCGCGGAGACCGCCCTGTTGCGGCTCAACTCGACCCTCGAAAGCCGGGTCGCCACGGAATCGACCGAGCGGCAGCAGGCCGAAAGCCAGCTGCGCCAGGTGCAGAAGATGGACGCGATCGGCCAGCTGACCGGCGGCGTCGCGCACGATTTTAACAATCTGCTGACCCCGATCATGGGCGGGCTCGATATGCTGCGCCAGCGGCTCGAGGGCGACGAACGGGCGCAACGCACCATCTCGATCGCCCTCCAGGCCGCCAGCCGCGCCTCCACCCTCGTTCAGCGCCTGCTCGCTTTCGCGCGGCGCCAGGACCTGCAGCCGCGGCCCGTCGATGTCGCCGCCCTGATCGAGGGGATGGAGGAACTGGTGACACGCTCCATCGGCGGGCTGGTCAATGTCACCTTCGAAGCGCCAGCCGATTTACCGCCTGCCCATGCGGATCCCAACCAGCTCGAGCTTGCGATCCTCAACCTGGCGATCAACGGCCGCGACGCCATGCCGGAGGGCGGACGCATCACCATCTCAGCGCGCTCGGAAACCCTGCCGAAGGACGAGGAGGACCTCGCCGCCGGGCGCTACGTCTGCATCTGCGTGATCGACGAGGGCGAGGGCATGGACGACGAGACGCTGCGGCGCGCAGTCGAGCCGTTCTTCTCAACCAAGGGGGTCGGCAAAGGCACCGGTCTTGGCGTCTCGATGGTCCATGGCCTCGCCGCCCAATCGGGCGGGGCGCTGCGCATGATCAGCGCGCTGGGCCGCGGGACGACGGCCGAAATCTGGCTGCCGGTCGCCCAGATTGACGCAGCCGCTGCTGCGGCGCCGGCCACCCGCCACCCGATCGCGCAGGGCGGCGGCACTGTGCTGCTCGTCGACGACGACAATCTCGTCCGCGCCGGCACGGCCGAGATGCTCGCCGGCTTCGGCTACGAGGTGCTGGAGGCCGTATCAGGCGCCGAGGCGTTGGCGATGCTCCGCACGAACCCGGGCGGGGTCGACGTGCTGATCACGGATTTCCTGATGCCGGGCATGAACGGCGCCAGCCTCGCCCAGGAAGCGCGCGCGCTCGTTCCCGGCCTACCGACGCTCATCATCACCGGCTACTCGAATATCGCCGAGGGGCCCGGCGCCGACCTTCCCCGCCTCACCAAGCCGTTCCGGCAAGTGGAACTGGCGGCCGAGGTCGCGCGCCTCATGATCGAACGCTCGCTTTCGCTCGTCAGAACGGCCTGA